The following coding sequences are from one Sandaracinaceae bacterium window:
- a CDS encoding MEKHLA domain-containing protein: MAPPHSLAPLAAIVDSYQRLLGEPLEPGERDPLELARWLDESAPYCVLAHNDEADPRFVYANRAALNCFEYTWDELIGMPSRLSAEAPNRAEREALLSSVAEKGYASGYRGLRIAKSGRRFWIEDVTVWNLLDAEGRACGQAATYRRTSPASEPLA; this comes from the coding sequence ATGGCCCCGCCGCACAGCCTCGCGCCCCTCGCCGCCATCGTCGACTCGTACCAACGCCTGCTCGGCGAGCCGCTGGAACCCGGCGAGCGTGACCCCCTCGAGCTCGCGCGCTGGCTCGACGAGAGCGCGCCCTACTGCGTGCTCGCGCACAACGACGAGGCCGACCCGCGCTTCGTCTACGCCAACCGTGCCGCGCTGAATTGCTTCGAGTACACCTGGGACGAGCTGATCGGGATGCCCTCACGTCTGTCTGCCGAGGCGCCCAACCGCGCCGAGCGCGAAGCGCTGCTCAGCTCGGTCGCAGAGAAGGGGTACGCGAGCGGCTATCGGGGGCTGCGCATCGCGAAGTCGGGCCGGCGCTTCTGGATCGAAGACGTGACCGTGTGGAACCTGCTCGACGCAGAGGGACGGGCGTGCGGTCAGGCCGCGACCTACCGCCGCACGTCGCCCGCGAGCGAACCGCTGGCCTGA
- a CDS encoding protein kinase: protein MPRSILELVATTVIGPFTSVTPQFRQSDRLRVGMVMHESVERVGERYEIEFLLGTGSYGTVYAAYDRVRAVRVALKRLHHSDARALYRFKKEFRALSRTSHPNLVALHELFVSEGEWYLVMELVEGAPLVEHFGAGMATAGLGSSTLVQTLDGASMGFGPGGDPTLEAAAHVEGSPSTTRPVLAGPWVERDWEAVRAVFAQVARALVALHAEGMLHRDLKPHNVLVSKAGRAVVLDFGLVTELGAGGAEHVEGAIVGTPLYMAPEQVTGRPAGPRSDVYALGVMLYEVLTGVLPYMHDNVHTLLWSKIHGGAPGPRTRNPAVPEDLAELCMELLAVDPEERPDAATVMARLARMEAPRPVVPADDPSRAFVGREPELAALQEAFLRCRERGEPAVALVEGESGMGKSALIDHVLGEVARDERAFVLRGRCYEQDFVPYKTVDAVVDELSAYLGKQSGPRAAALLPPHARELARLFPVFGQAVDAATAAHFEPLVEDPIVAKRRGFAALRELLFRMTRESPVVVFVDDVQWGDAESADVLVDLMRAPGAPPVFWVVAFRGDERATSPFLRALLARLGSESDIVRLHLPLTGLPPEVAVALVARLLPSEGADSELAVRIAYEGAGHPLFIEELARHAEEASGVWLTSEVGRTPDSADRQLLLAEVLRRRVDDLSAEARTLLELVSVAGVPLERRVAAQALGVDNLSRVNVGRLRASKLLRTQQAGDKELLVAYHDRIRAAVVDAIEAERLAAHHGTLALALEAAAAPARTLVTHFAEAGELARAAHHARRAGDEAAAALAFHEAAELYGRALAWDTDASPSVVRETEKKRAAALINVGRCKEGAAIYAALADAATDAEEALDLELRAAQGYFTCAAMAEGEPLLRRVTRRVGLSVPRSAMMINASVFARMGRIWLRADAFEERPPESIPASVARRIEVSSALGHSLTMPDLVRSLYFYLDAYELAVKAGDARRAIDGLAMMGMFLSNLGWKQADGALARANALAAQQGTPEALGVTAYARGVAAFLNDDWSTGLAEQEAAVRHLSRGRNVAAQRQGAQVLVSTNLRYLDRFEELLRRTEQAIAEARDVGNPFAEAAAYVDAGFAHLGLGRPDLAREHRERAQALSSDTDMYVEFAGLTLSTRTDLYLGDAVSAHARMEQQWPRLKKAGLLMLPVGREFYGWLRAAAAVGRSCTLEGRDAAALRKLARRVLAKNLGARPRTAFGAANRHAVLAACAHQEGNGPDALALLDEAAVGYASAGLEVRAAATRLTHATLANDAAAAEDALATLATLDVADPSRFTGSVLPGFPEIPPRPETLSGP, encoded by the coding sequence ATGCCGCGCAGCATACTCGAACTCGTCGCCACGACCGTCATCGGTCCGTTCACTTCCGTCACCCCGCAATTTCGGCAATCGGATAGGCTGCGGGTCGGGATGGTCATGCACGAGAGCGTGGAGCGTGTCGGAGAGCGCTACGAGATCGAGTTCCTCTTGGGCACGGGGAGCTATGGCACGGTCTACGCTGCGTACGACCGCGTCCGAGCCGTGCGCGTCGCGTTGAAGCGGCTGCACCACTCCGACGCGCGCGCCCTGTACCGCTTCAAGAAGGAGTTCCGCGCCCTCTCCCGCACGAGCCACCCGAACCTCGTGGCCTTGCACGAGCTGTTCGTGTCCGAGGGCGAGTGGTACCTCGTCATGGAGCTGGTGGAGGGCGCGCCGCTGGTCGAGCACTTCGGCGCCGGCATGGCGACCGCGGGGCTCGGGTCGAGCACGCTGGTCCAGACCCTCGACGGCGCGAGCATGGGGTTCGGGCCCGGCGGCGACCCGACGCTCGAGGCCGCGGCGCACGTCGAGGGCTCCCCCTCCACGACCCGGCCTGTGCTCGCGGGGCCTTGGGTCGAGCGCGACTGGGAGGCGGTGCGCGCCGTGTTCGCGCAGGTGGCGCGCGCCCTGGTGGCGCTCCACGCCGAGGGCATGCTCCACCGCGACCTGAAGCCGCACAACGTGCTGGTGAGCAAGGCGGGGCGGGCGGTCGTGCTCGACTTCGGGCTCGTCACCGAGCTCGGGGCGGGCGGGGCCGAGCACGTCGAGGGCGCCATCGTCGGGACCCCGCTGTACATGGCCCCCGAACAGGTCACGGGCCGACCCGCTGGGCCGCGCAGCGACGTCTACGCGCTGGGCGTGATGCTGTACGAGGTGCTGACGGGCGTGCTCCCGTACATGCACGACAACGTGCACACGCTGCTGTGGTCGAAGATCCACGGCGGCGCGCCCGGTCCTCGCACGCGCAACCCGGCGGTGCCCGAGGACCTCGCCGAGCTGTGCATGGAGCTGCTGGCCGTCGACCCGGAAGAGCGCCCCGATGCGGCCACGGTGATGGCGCGTCTCGCGCGCATGGAGGCGCCGCGTCCCGTGGTGCCCGCCGACGACCCCAGCCGCGCCTTCGTCGGCCGCGAGCCGGAGCTCGCCGCACTGCAGGAGGCCTTTCTGCGTTGCCGTGAGCGTGGCGAGCCTGCGGTCGCGCTGGTCGAGGGCGAGAGCGGCATGGGCAAGAGCGCCCTGATCGACCACGTGCTGGGTGAGGTCGCGCGCGACGAGCGGGCGTTCGTCCTGCGTGGCCGCTGCTACGAGCAGGACTTCGTCCCGTACAAGACGGTCGACGCGGTGGTCGACGAGCTGAGCGCCTATCTCGGCAAGCAGAGCGGGCCCCGCGCAGCGGCGCTGCTGCCACCGCACGCGCGCGAGCTGGCGCGCCTCTTCCCCGTCTTCGGGCAGGCCGTCGACGCCGCCACCGCCGCGCACTTCGAGCCGCTGGTCGAGGACCCCATCGTCGCCAAGCGGCGTGGGTTCGCGGCGCTGCGTGAGCTGCTCTTCCGCATGACGCGCGAGAGCCCCGTGGTGGTGTTCGTGGACGACGTGCAGTGGGGCGACGCAGAGAGCGCGGACGTGCTGGTCGACCTCATGCGAGCGCCCGGGGCGCCGCCCGTGTTCTGGGTCGTCGCGTTCCGCGGGGACGAGCGCGCCACCAGCCCGTTCCTGCGCGCTCTGCTCGCGCGCCTCGGCTCCGAGTCGGACATCGTGCGCCTGCACCTGCCCCTCACCGGGCTCCCGCCCGAGGTCGCCGTGGCCCTCGTCGCGCGGCTCCTGCCGTCCGAAGGGGCAGACTCCGAGCTGGCCGTGCGCATCGCCTACGAGGGCGCTGGGCACCCCCTGTTCATCGAAGAGCTGGCGCGGCACGCGGAGGAGGCCAGCGGCGTGTGGCTCACGTCCGAGGTCGGCCGCACGCCGGACAGCGCCGACCGTCAGCTGTTGCTCGCCGAGGTGCTGCGGCGGCGCGTCGACGACCTCAGCGCCGAGGCTCGCACGCTCCTGGAGCTGGTCTCGGTGGCCGGCGTGCCGCTCGAGCGTCGTGTGGCGGCGCAGGCCCTGGGGGTCGACAACCTCAGCCGCGTGAACGTCGGGCGGCTGCGCGCCAGCAAGCTGCTCCGCACGCAGCAGGCTGGCGACAAGGAGCTGCTCGTCGCCTACCACGACCGCATTCGGGCCGCCGTGGTCGACGCCATCGAGGCCGAGCGCCTCGCCGCGCACCACGGCACGCTCGCGCTCGCGCTCGAGGCTGCGGCCGCCCCGGCGCGCACGCTGGTGACGCACTTTGCCGAAGCGGGCGAGCTCGCGCGTGCAGCGCACCACGCGCGCCGCGCAGGAGACGAGGCGGCGGCGGCGCTGGCTTTCCACGAGGCCGCGGAGCTCTACGGGCGCGCCCTCGCGTGGGACACGGATGCCAGCCCGAGCGTGGTGCGGGAGACCGAGAAGAAGCGCGCGGCGGCGCTCATCAACGTCGGGCGCTGCAAGGAGGGCGCCGCCATCTACGCTGCGCTGGCGGACGCCGCGACCGACGCCGAGGAGGCCCTCGACCTCGAGCTGCGCGCCGCCCAGGGCTACTTCACGTGTGCGGCCATGGCCGAGGGCGAGCCCCTGCTCCGGCGCGTCACCCGCCGCGTGGGTCTCTCGGTGCCGCGCTCCGCGATGATGATCAACGCCAGCGTCTTCGCGCGCATGGGGCGCATCTGGCTGCGCGCCGACGCGTTCGAGGAGCGCCCCCCCGAGAGCATCCCCGCCAGCGTCGCGCGGCGCATCGAGGTCAGCTCGGCGCTCGGGCACAGCCTGACGATGCCCGACCTGGTGCGCTCGCTCTACTTCTACCTGGACGCTTACGAGCTGGCCGTGAAGGCCGGGGACGCGCGCCGCGCCATCGACGGCCTGGCCATGATGGGCATGTTCCTGTCCAACCTGGGCTGGAAGCAGGCCGACGGAGCCCTCGCGCGCGCGAACGCCCTCGCCGCTCAGCAGGGCACGCCCGAGGCGCTGGGCGTCACCGCCTATGCGCGCGGTGTGGCCGCCTTCCTGAACGACGACTGGTCCACGGGACTGGCCGAGCAGGAAGCAGCCGTGCGGCACCTCAGCCGCGGGCGCAACGTGGCCGCGCAGCGTCAGGGCGCGCAGGTGCTGGTGTCCACCAACCTGCGCTACCTGGACCGCTTCGAGGAGCTGCTGCGCCGCACGGAGCAGGCCATCGCGGAGGCCCGCGACGTCGGCAACCCCTTCGCCGAGGCCGCCGCCTACGTCGACGCGGGCTTCGCGCACCTGGGCCTTGGCCGCCCCGACCTGGCGCGTGAGCACCGCGAGCGGGCGCAGGCCCTCTCGTCGGACACGGACATGTACGTGGAGTTCGCGGGGCTCACGCTCAGCACGCGCACCGACCTCTATCTCGGCGACGCAGTCTCGGCCCACGCGCGCATGGAGCAGCAGTGGCCACGGCTCAAGAAGGCGGGCCTGCTCATGCTCCCGGTGGGTCGCGAGTTCTACGGCTGGCTGCGCGCGGCGGCCGCCGTCGGGCGTTCGTGCACGCTCGAGGGACGCGACGCCGCGGCGCTTCGCAAGCTCGCGCGCAGGGTGCTGGCCAAGAACCTCGGCGCCCGCCCTCGCACCGCGTTCGGCGCCGCCAACCGTCACGCGGTGCTGGCGGCCTGCGCCCACCAGGAAGGCAACGGCCCCGACGCCCTCGCGCTGCTCGACGAGGCCGCCGTGGGCTACGCCAGCGCTGGTCTCGAGGTGCGCGCGGCGGCGACGCGCCTGACCCACGCCACCTTGGCGAACGACGCGGCCGCCGCGGAGGACGCGCTCGCTACGCTGGCCACCCTCGACGTCGCCGACCCGTCCCGCTTCACGGGCAGCGTCCTGCCGGGCTTCCCGGAGATTCCGCCCCGCCCCGAGACCCTGAGCGGGCCGTAG
- a CDS encoding cytochrome P450 translates to MLLTAPSALLSRRRIRRTGLPTPWPEHPVRQLVRWASDMDGLLADVRAGEAGAYTLDLWGHGLVAVFTSEEARRAVIKGSAEDFGHANDLAALFVGPSSLLLLDGEKHAAARRRTMAVIAGDGLMAYGATMASIADAWVDSLDVGTTTEALVGAQWMTLDVILQTVFGMQPGPAYDALHRLAREFMEGGRGTAGNLASMLLPAATVRRLMVGRRGPDMTLLPEPVLLRALGGARGVREARELVDRLMDQVRERRAHLDDGGTDALARILRHASDKGTALGDAELVDELLTLLLGGHETTAVALGWLLYRLAGQPDAWARARAELDEAFGDGPLDARRAARLPYLSAVVEESLRLDGLTLGVMRRTRRDLTIDGYAIPAGTLVNAQVRHAHLDPERFAEPLAFRPERLLGERLSPLDYAPFGGGYRRCVGAAFATFELSTLAAAIIRRVELRVPEGLTVERVQYGPFPGPSNAIPLEVLSRR, encoded by the coding sequence ATGCTGCTCACCGCTCCCTCGGCGCTCCTCTCGCGTCGGCGCATCCGCCGGACGGGGCTGCCGACGCCCTGGCCGGAGCACCCCGTGCGCCAGCTGGTGCGCTGGGCCAGCGACATGGACGGGTTGCTCGCGGACGTGCGCGCAGGAGAGGCCGGGGCCTACACCCTCGACCTGTGGGGTCACGGGCTGGTCGCGGTGTTCACCTCGGAAGAGGCGCGGCGCGCCGTCATCAAGGGCAGCGCGGAGGACTTCGGACACGCGAACGACCTGGCTGCCCTGTTCGTGGGGCCCTCGTCGCTGCTGCTGCTGGACGGTGAGAAGCACGCGGCCGCGCGCCGCCGCACGATGGCCGTGATCGCAGGCGACGGCCTGATGGCCTACGGCGCGACCATGGCCAGCATCGCCGACGCGTGGGTCGACAGCCTCGACGTGGGGACTACGACCGAGGCGTTGGTGGGGGCGCAGTGGATGACCCTCGACGTCATCCTCCAGACCGTGTTCGGCATGCAGCCGGGCCCGGCGTACGACGCGCTGCACCGCTTGGCCCGCGAGTTCATGGAAGGGGGGCGTGGCACAGCGGGCAACCTCGCGTCCATGCTGCTGCCGGCCGCGACGGTGCGGCGCCTGATGGTGGGGCGCCGCGGGCCCGACATGACGCTGCTACCGGAGCCTGTGCTGCTGCGCGCGCTGGGGGGCGCGCGGGGCGTGCGCGAAGCGCGCGAGCTGGTGGACCGCCTGATGGACCAGGTCCGCGAGCGGCGCGCTCACCTCGACGACGGCGGCACCGACGCTCTCGCGCGCATCCTGCGCCACGCCAGCGACAAGGGGACCGCGCTTGGTGACGCCGAGCTGGTGGACGAGCTGCTCACCCTGCTGCTGGGCGGGCACGAGACCACCGCCGTCGCGCTCGGCTGGCTGCTGTACCGCCTGGCAGGTCAGCCCGACGCCTGGGCGCGTGCACGCGCCGAGCTGGACGAAGCGTTCGGCGACGGTCCGCTCGACGCGCGCCGTGCGGCACGTCTCCCGTACCTGAGCGCCGTCGTCGAAGAGAGCCTGCGGCTGGACGGGCTCACCCTCGGGGTCATGCGCCGCACGCGACGCGACCTCACCATCGACGGATACGCGATCCCGGCGGGCACGCTCGTGAACGCGCAAGTGCGGCACGCGCACCTCGATCCCGAGCGCTTCGCAGAGCCTCTCGCGTTTCGTCCCGAGCGCCTGCTGGGCGAGCGCCTGTCACCGCTGGACTACGCGCCCTTCGGCGGCGGGTACCGGCGTTGCGTCGGCGCGGCCTTCGCCACCTTCGAGCTGAGCACGCTGGCAGCCGCGATCATACGGCGCGTGGAGCTGCGCGTGCCCGAGGGGCTCACCGTGGAGCGCGTGCAGTACGGGCCCTTCCCGGGCCCCAGCAACGCCATCCCGCTCGAGGTGCTGAGCCGCCGCTGA
- a CDS encoding DUF2961 domain-containing protein, with the protein MCLMGLLGCDADSPVLVPCETFDTGFDQELRLLTEPISPRPAELPSTLLATSSYDRQSVGPGSEGWFANYDRGEYLGNDRFGHGVLVEHDGPGALVRIWSANPNGTLRIYIDDEHVPRIEVPMEAFLSEANTLGAAFAYSVTISAPGEYGANLYVPIPFERYLRVTHEEGDGAEPLFWQASIKAYETGICVASFDPADVPASALEEATTALAAPHAAPAESAVVDWSETSASHAWIAPDGGAELRALCLGSESPLDSTGTVLELTFDGVTTARVPLRDFFAGLAEDTSATTFYTSYDASTAEWCTRFRMPFREGAELRVTAPTAESGRELRLRYTVEPAPFEGAHYFHAQWQRNPDVVENLSDQRAVTIESGEGYFVGLVMAMTNRSRCWWGEGDEKVWVDDEPFPRLFGTGTEDYFGYAWASSEVFLASFHGQPEADVGRGNDICGRGENLGGTWWNYRFHHLDAIDFHESLRFDMEVWHWGGDAAGNAPLAQAFTGFWYSSTAQVAPAVGDLATRPGVWTN; encoded by the coding sequence ATGTGTCTGATGGGGCTCCTGGGGTGTGACGCGGACAGCCCAGTGCTCGTTCCGTGTGAGACGTTCGACACGGGCTTCGACCAGGAGTTGCGCCTCCTGACGGAACCGATCTCCCCCCGCCCGGCCGAGCTCCCATCCACGCTGCTGGCCACATCGAGCTATGATCGCCAATCCGTTGGACCCGGCTCCGAGGGCTGGTTCGCAAACTATGATCGGGGGGAGTACCTCGGGAACGACCGCTTCGGCCACGGCGTCTTGGTGGAGCACGACGGGCCGGGTGCGCTGGTCAGAATCTGGAGCGCCAACCCGAACGGGACGCTACGCATCTACATTGACGACGAGCACGTGCCCCGCATCGAAGTGCCCATGGAGGCGTTCCTCAGCGAAGCGAACACGCTGGGGGCAGCGTTCGCATACAGCGTGACCATCAGCGCACCGGGCGAGTACGGCGCCAACCTGTACGTACCGATCCCGTTCGAGCGTTACTTGCGTGTCACCCACGAGGAGGGGGACGGCGCGGAGCCTCTGTTCTGGCAGGCGTCCATCAAGGCCTATGAGACTGGGATCTGCGTCGCGAGCTTCGATCCTGCGGATGTCCCCGCTTCGGCGTTGGAGGAAGCCACCACCGCGCTCGCAGCGCCTCACGCCGCCCCCGCGGAATCTGCTGTCGTCGATTGGTCGGAGACGTCTGCGTCGCACGCCTGGATCGCTCCAGATGGGGGCGCAGAGCTGCGCGCGCTTTGCCTCGGAAGCGAGAGCCCCCTCGACAGCACGGGCACCGTGCTCGAGCTGACCTTCGATGGCGTCACGACGGCGCGTGTCCCGCTGCGCGACTTCTTCGCGGGACTTGCAGAGGACACGTCGGCGACGACCTTCTACACGTCTTACGACGCATCCACCGCAGAGTGGTGCACTCGCTTCCGCATGCCGTTTCGCGAGGGGGCCGAGCTGCGTGTGACGGCACCCACCGCCGAGTCCGGCCGGGAGCTTCGGCTACGCTACACGGTCGAACCGGCTCCCTTCGAGGGTGCGCACTATTTCCATGCGCAGTGGCAGCGCAACCCAGACGTCGTGGAGAACCTCTCCGACCAACGTGCCGTCACCATCGAGTCGGGCGAAGGCTACTTCGTTGGCCTGGTGATGGCGATGACCAACCGCTCGCGCTGCTGGTGGGGCGAAGGGGACGAGAAGGTCTGGGTGGACGACGAGCCGTTCCCGCGCCTCTTCGGGACCGGAACCGAGGACTACTTCGGGTACGCATGGGCCTCCTCGGAGGTGTTCCTTGCGTCCTTCCACGGTCAGCCCGAGGCAGACGTGGGGCGGGGCAACGACATCTGTGGTCGGGGGGAGAACCTCGGTGGCACCTGGTGGAACTACCGCTTCCACCACTTGGACGCGATCGACTTCCATGAATCTCTGCGCTTCGACATGGAGGTGTGGCACTGGGGAGGCGATGCTGCTGGGAACGCGCCCCTCGCGCAGGCCTTCACGGGTTTCTGGTACAGCAGCACCGCGCAGGTGGCGCCAGCCGTCGGCGACCTCGCTACGCGCCCCGGCGTGTGGACGAACTAG
- a CDS encoding TetR/AcrR family transcriptional regulator, which produces MPQRPKAEVRDAILSAAADTFAEQGFQGAKLTDIVVRAGTSIGNLYKYFANKDELFEAFLPPGFEAQLTRLIRARVEALRAETDALSLGPEHPYRHAADELSRFVFEHRERVVFLLCRAEGTAHAGFADATVRLLARLALHYARAAHPDFEATPSARRALTRIYRAYVATLGVLLQEERSEGALREAVALQTTYHLSGLEALFRRSEPRRIEGERFV; this is translated from the coding sequence ATGCCTCAGCGACCGAAAGCCGAAGTCCGAGACGCCATCCTGAGCGCGGCCGCCGACACGTTCGCCGAGCAGGGCTTCCAGGGCGCCAAGCTGACCGACATCGTCGTGCGGGCGGGGACCTCCATCGGGAACCTCTACAAGTACTTCGCCAACAAGGACGAGCTGTTCGAGGCCTTCCTGCCGCCGGGTTTCGAGGCCCAGCTGACGCGGCTCATCCGCGCGCGCGTCGAAGCGCTGCGCGCGGAGACTGACGCCCTGTCGCTCGGCCCGGAGCACCCCTACCGGCACGCTGCGGACGAGCTCTCGCGGTTCGTGTTCGAGCATCGGGAGCGCGTGGTGTTTCTGCTCTGCCGCGCCGAGGGCACCGCGCACGCGGGCTTCGCGGACGCCACCGTGCGCCTCTTGGCGCGGCTAGCGCTGCACTACGCGCGCGCGGCTCACCCCGACTTCGAGGCCACCCCTTCCGCGCGCCGGGCGCTGACGCGCATCTACCGCGCCTACGTCGCGACCCTGGGCGTGTTGCTCCAGGAAGAGCGCAGCGAGGGCGCCCTGCGCGAGGCCGTCGCGCTGCAGACCACCTATCACCTGTCCGGGCTCGAGGCCCTGTTTCGCCGCTCCGAGCCCCGTCGGATCGAAGGAGAACGGTTCGTATGA